The following proteins are encoded in a genomic region of Dasypus novemcinctus isolate mDasNov1 chromosome 21, mDasNov1.1.hap2, whole genome shotgun sequence:
- the KRT13 gene encoding keratin, type I cytoskeletal 13, whose amino-acid sequence MQLAPSQRVGKGGEKMGRSSNPLEGIKSAPSEEEPQSSARPSQAPVCTCIHLALTMSCRLQNSSVSYGGGFGGGACQLGGGRSVSACSTRFVSGGSAGGYGGGMSCGFGGGAGSGFGGGFGGGFGGGLGSGFGGGFGGGFGDFGGDDGGLLSGNEKITMQNLNDRLAAYLDKVRALEEANTDLEVKIRDWHQKESPASPERDYSPYYKTIEEIRAQIMEGTIANNRVILEIDNARLAADDFRLKYENELVLRQGVEADINGLRRVLDELTLARSDLEMQIESLNEELTYMKKNHEEEMKEFSNQVAGQVKVEMDAAPGMDLTRVLAEMREQYEAMAEKNRRDAEDWFNAQSAELNKEVTSSTTMIQTSKTEITELRRTLQSLEIELQSQLSMKAGLESTVAETECRYAMQLQQIQGLISSIEGQLSDLRSEMECQNQEYKMLLDIKTRLEQEIATYRSLIEGQDARMTGVASGGGTVSGTTSSNASASNAASGRRVSDTRRI is encoded by the exons ATGCAGCTGGCACCGAGCcagagggtggggaagggaggagagaagatGGGGCGGTCGTCCAACCCTCTGGAGGGTATAAAGAGCGCCCCCTCTGAGGAAGAGCCACAGTCCTCGGCCAGGCCTAGCCAAGCTCCTGTCTGCACCTGCATCCATCTTGCTCTCACTATGAGTTGTCGCCTGCAGAACTCCTCTGTCAGCTACGGTGGTGGTTTTGGGGGTGGCGCTTGCCAGCTGGGAGGAGGGCGCAGCGTCTCTGCCTGTTCAACCCGGTTTGTCTCTGGGGGGTCAGCTGGGGGCTATGGGGGTGGCATGAGCTGTGGCTTTGGTGGAGGGGCTGGTAGTGGCTTTGGAGGTGGCTTCGGAGGTGGCTTCGGAGGTGGCCTTGGAAGTGGCTTTGGTGGGGGTTTTGGCGGTGGCTTTGGTGACTTTGGTGGTGATGATGGCGGCCTCCTCTCTGGCAACGAGAAGATCACCATGCAGAACCTCAACGACCGCCTGGCCGCCTACCTGGACAAGGTGCGCGCCCTGGAGGAGGCCAACACCGACCTGGAGGTGAAGATCCGTGACTGGCACCAGAAGGAGAGCCCGGCCAGCCCGGAGCGGGACTACAGCCCCTACTACAAGACCATTGAAGAGATCCGGgcccag ATCATGGAAGGTACCATCGCTAACAACCGGGTCATCCTGGAGATTGACAACGCCAGGCTGGCTGCGGACGACTTCAGGCTCAA GTATGAGAACGAGCTGGTTCTGCGCCAGGGCGTGGAGGCCGACATCAACGGCCTGCGCAGGGTGCTGGATGAGCTGACCCTGGCCAGAAGTGACCTGGAGATGCAGATTGAGAGCCTGAATGAGGAGCTGACCTACATGAAGAAGAACCATGAGGAG GAGATGAAGGAGTTCAGCAACCAGGTGGCAGGCCAGGTCAAAGTGGAGATGGATGCAGCACCGGGCATGGACCTGACCCGTGTGCTGGCGGAGATGAGGGAGCAGTATGAGGCCATGGCGGAGAAGAACCGCCGGGATGCTGAGGACTGGTTCAACGCCCAG AGTGCAGAGCTGAACAAGGAGGTGACTTCCAGCACCACCATGATTCAGACCAGCAAGACGGAGATCACAGAGCTCAGGCGTACACTCCAGAGCCTGGAGATCGAGCTGCAATCCCAGCTTAGCATG AAAGCTGGGCTGGAGAGCACAGTGGCGGAGACGGAGTGCCGCTACGCCATGCAGCTGCAGCAGATCCAGGGGCTCATCAGCAGCATTGAGGGCCAGCTGAGTGACCTCCGCAGCGAGATGGAGTGCCAGAACCAGGAGTACAAGATGCTGCTGGACATCAAGACACGGCTGGAGCAGGAGATCGCCACCTACCGCAGCCTGATTGAGGGCCAGGACGCCAG GATGACCGGTGTCGCCTCCGGAGGAG GAACCGTTAGCGGCACCACTTCTTCTAATGCCTCTGCCTCCAATGCCGCCTCCGGTCGCCGCGTATCGGATACCCGCAGGATTTAA